CTTACAAAATGTATAATGAAAAGTCTGTTGTTGGTCAGTTCGATGTTCGTGCTAGGTGCACAGTCGACCAGGAATGTAATGAGAAAAAGTTGTTGCAGAAAATTTTCAATCAAGTTATTGGTTTGAAAGAAAGATTCAATGAGGATGACATAGACGATGACATTGCTGATAAGTTACGGAAAGAACTGTTTGGAAAGAGGTACCTTGTTGTCTTGGATTACGTGTGGGATACTGCAACACGGGATGAGCTAACAAGACCATTATACGCCATTCCATCTGAATTTCAGAACGGTAGCAGAGTTATTTTAACAAGTCGAAAAAAGGAAGTGGCTTTGCATGGAAAATGTCATAGTGATCCTCTTGATCTTCAATTGCTAAGACCAGAAGAAAGTTGGGAGTTATTCGAGAAAAGGGTGCTCGGAGAAGAACGTTGCCCTGATGAACTAAAAGATGTTGGAGAGAAAATAGCCGAAAAGTGTGATGGGCTTCCTTTGGTACTTGATTTGATAGGCGGAGTCATTTCcaggaaagaaaagaaagaggctTTATGGATTGAAGCTCTCAATAATTTGAGTTCCTTCATTTTtaaggatgaagaggaagttATGAAGGTTATACAattaagttatgatcatttatcAGATCACCTGAAGCCGTGCTTTCTGTACCTTGGAAGTTATCCAAAGGACAAAAATATTAGGATCTCTTGGTTGAAAGATTTATGGAATGGTGAAGGACTTCTGGAACCAACTGATTTGAAGAGTGTGGAAGAAGTAATCGGAGGTTTATGTGGATAACTTAATTTCTAGTAGCTTGGTAATAGTGAGAGGTGGTAGGGAACAGAGTTGCCAAATTCATGATCTTGTGAATGATTTTTGTTCGATAAAAGCTAGAAAGGAAAAATTGTTTGATTTGAAGAGCTCAATTGTTCTGTCTTCATCCTCTTCTTCAGATCTGATGCTGCGTTGACGGACCATTATTTATGATAGGGACATTCATTCAGATAATATTTCTTTCTTGTTCAATCCAGAAAAGAGAAATCCTTGTGCTAAACATCTCCTCTCTTTGAAGATAGAATCTGGATTTCTGTATAACTGTCACCTAAGACACTTGAGGCTTCTTAAAAGGTTGGAAGTGCGTTTTATAATCTTGTCAGATACTGTGCTGAATGAAATAGGCATGCTTGTTCATTTGAGGTGCTTAAGGATTTCGATGCAGGCAGCTGCTCTCCCTCCATCATTTTCAAACCTCTGCAATCTAGAAACTCTGGTGGTGTATAATAGTGGATCAAACCTGGTATTATCCCCTACTATCTTGAGTCTTGCAAAGCTACCATATGTGGGCACCGAAGGTACTTGTTCTATCTTTGATTCGGATAATGACAAACCAGCAAATTTAGAGAATCTGAGCACATTAAGTTCAGCAGCAGAACAGATACATTTTCCAAGATTGGATGTACTTAATAAACTTGAAAGAGTTTATGCTGTATTTGAGTGCTTTGGGCGTACATCAGTTTGATTTTCACTTCCCTTCGAGCTTGAAAGAAGTGTATTTGGATGGGTTCAATCTGACATCAGATACACTGTCAAGAATTGGGAGATCACTACCCAACCTTCAAAAGCTGGAACTACATACAGCAAGCATTGAAGGGGGAAAAGAATGGAAAATGGAACAAGTCACCTTCCACAATCTCAAATCTCTAGAACTGGATACGGTGTCTTTTTCTGAATGGTAGGTTACTGCTGATGAATCCTTTCCCGTGCTCGAGGAATTAGTTATATCAGATTGCTATGAGCTTATAGAGATCCCAAAGAGTTTTGGAGATATTGCTTCATTAAAGTCCATCTTCGTTTGGGAAAGTTTTCAGCTTGAAAAGTCGGCactcaaaatcaagaaatatgttgaagaaatgaCGGGAAAAGACGAGCTTAAGATGGAAACGGTAAATCTTAAGATAAAAATACACGTGGAACATATGGCCTATGAAGCCGCTATGCGTTTTTGTGGCGTTAGGCATAATTTAAACTAAATCCATTTaaattatatgttatgtttaaattatagtctatatttttttttagaaaaatatatttaattctaaatttattttgatcctaaaattaaaattatgtcagATTCAcgcttttaaaatttttatttgggaatttttattttgtgaatttctttcatcTGTGTTATGATAGGTTGAAgattatttctaatttttgtatatttgaatGTGAGCATATCCTCGCCATAGAAGAAGATAATGGGACACAATGAACGGTGAAAAAATAAAGGCAAGATAAAGAGAAATTTGTATATAGGAAAGATATAAATGCAAACCTAGAATTGTGGGATACGATAAACATTTtggtataaatatatgaaagtaattaattatactaATCATGATTaagttttgttttaattatttaaatctcaatcatcaattttaaattatgacatGCATCTTCCTTTCAAGCTAGAACTTATGCAGTTAAATTTTAAGAATAgtcttttttctactttttttgttggtttttagaggggttttattaataataaatttaaaatatttttaatacttGTTAAGAACAGTCGTATCATCTAATTTTCCTCGTATTTTGGATTGAACTCAACAACATAATACTCAGTATACTGTCGTCATTAGGGTTTGGGAAGGATAAGATATATGCAGgatgactctcaaaattatatcactgccatttaaattgaaacaaaaaaaattataaatcaaagtaattaaaaacttaatttttttaataaatttaattgactattaatgcctcaaaagtttggacaaaaagaggaacatatattatttgaaaattacatcaaaaagtattataaattacaatatttaacaacttaaaatatctaaaaaaaaaatagtttgttatatatttcaaaaaaatacgtaaaaaatactatagatcacaataattaatgacttaaaaaatttaaaagatataaaatatttatttggctctcaaaattatatcagtgtcacttaatttggaatagttaaaaatataattaattgtcAATGATAAAAAAGTTTGGGCAAGAAgaataacatgtattatttgaagaTCAATAAAAAAGTATTATACATTAAGATAATTAACATCGTAAAATATCTAaagcatattaaaaatatgattgattatctaaattcaatctgtatcacataaattgagaataaaaataacatatattgagtcCGTGCTGGTACGGACCATCTACATCTAGTAACCACATAAATTGGAGTGGATGAAGTAATAAACACTCACATCCTTAGTAAgtaaagaaaattgaaggaaatgtgtcttttaagtcttgaatgaaggattggtgacattgaccaacttcaagggtcaaacatcattaggaaacttgattaagttaattgtggacttgattaatatttttaaaaatttctaatcttttcaaaaatataaatcaacccaactcccttcaatccaaatcaaccatctctTTCCTCTCTCTTTCGACAGCTACtatcaactctctcccaaccaacagttctataAAATTCTTCCTTCAAtccccggcgacttcaacctccggcgaacAAATAGTCGGGTGAGTTCccttttgactttcaaccatcaatcgacgtgaagacttctccggtgATAAAAACTTtaagttcttcgtcgtcccatttttttttacaagtaaaaaaattatgaagaaacagagggacttgagccaactactcttctagtattggttaataattttaatagttctagcttaaatttaaaatgtggactgaataaaatcctaattttctagcatttcttcttcttgttgtcgaactattgattcagatttgttggggatttttggtcacagttgatgttcttagtgtgtgtgtgatgtgttggtgttgttggattgatttgttgtttgtcttggtaaaaatgatgttgcaacagatgaaacatttGATGCAagagatgaaacatctgatgcgacagatgaaaacttatgatgcaacagatgaacatacaacagatgaaaatctgatgcaactatgaaaaatctaacagaccattcatctgttgcgatagacgactcttctatttggaat
This is a stretch of genomic DNA from Capsicum annuum cultivar UCD-10X-F1 unplaced genomic scaffold, UCD10Xv1.1 ctg82206, whole genome shotgun sequence. It encodes these proteins:
- the LOC124895441 gene encoding putative late blight resistance protein homolog R1B-17, translated to VSSAVLREDIVNLLDFMERLKNEEDQIVLDMDQIEKRKLELTFLSDGSNADMSSISYEVHDLVQSLFHQSGDDMLVKLKDHVVPHLLENIKTSIISDHHSESSATMTEDQLVELLDSLLVNLHYLPKNVFGNLRDFHGLKVNGCIEHKAIEYVLPQFQLMAERVRHFYKKDEDEKDEDEDGTDEEDEDGTDIIPVSLEVMQICSTMLEASKWAELECFKKKLLEASPDILREHLIHLQQHMFDVRARCTVDQECNEKKLLQKIFNQVIGLKERFNEDDIDDDIADKLRKELFGKRYLVVLDYVWDTATRDELTRPLYAIPSEFQNGSRVILTSRKKEVALHGKCHSDPLDLQLLRPEESWELFEKRVLGEERCPDELKDVGEKIAEKCDGLPLVLDLIGGVISRKEKKEALWIEALNNLSSFIFKDEEEVMKVIQLSYDHLSDHLKPCFLYLGSYPKDKNIRISWLKDLWNGEGLLEPTDLKSVEEVIGEKRNPCAKHLLSLKIESGFLYNCHLRHLRLLKRLEVRFIILSDTVLNEIGMLVHLRCLRISMQAAALPPSFSNLCNLETLVVYNSGSNLVLSPTILSLAKLPYVGTEGTCSIFDSDNDKPANLENLSTLSSAAEQIHFPRLDVLNKLERVYAVTADESFPVLEELVISDCYELIEIPKSFGDIASLKSIFVWESFQLEKSALKIKKYVEEMTGKDELKMET